Proteins encoded together in one Streptomyces sp. B1I3 window:
- a CDS encoding recombinase family protein, which translates to MLREELEIPVPADRHPGRAWKQQPPLAIVPAPRTERPVRIGYATTSTARQELASQLEALHRAECHKVFKEQISTRVKVRPELEKALALAHKEAAPETPVILTVHELKRLARNAAELMTLSAELQAGDIQLELLTGPLTGIYDPNGMGAMFFAVLAVAGQIERNYIREKTLEGQVIAASKGNHGGRPKVIDDDMLTFAAALKDKGVPVPEIAKKLTIKVGKNAGRSPSVASLYRALGEAETAAVDDSLPMRPKPVRIRQPGEPLTAEEIELRERLQTQPHPNAEMR; encoded by the coding sequence GTGCTCCGCGAGGAACTGGAGATCCCCGTCCCCGCCGACCGGCACCCCGGCCGCGCGTGGAAGCAGCAACCGCCGCTCGCGATCGTGCCCGCGCCCCGCACCGAACGACCGGTACGGATCGGATACGCGACGACGTCGACAGCCCGCCAGGAGCTGGCAAGCCAACTCGAAGCCCTTCACCGGGCCGAGTGCCACAAGGTCTTCAAGGAGCAGATCAGCACCCGGGTGAAGGTGCGGCCCGAGCTGGAGAAGGCGCTCGCCCTGGCCCACAAGGAGGCCGCCCCCGAGACGCCCGTCATCCTCACGGTGCACGAGCTCAAGCGCCTCGCCAGGAACGCGGCCGAGCTGATGACGCTGTCCGCCGAGCTCCAGGCCGGCGACATCCAGCTCGAACTTCTCACCGGCCCGCTCACCGGGATCTACGACCCCAACGGCATGGGCGCGATGTTCTTCGCCGTGCTCGCCGTCGCCGGGCAGATCGAGCGCAACTACATCCGGGAGAAGACCCTGGAGGGCCAGGTCATCGCCGCGTCCAAGGGCAACCACGGCGGACGCCCGAAGGTCATCGACGACGACATGCTCACCTTCGCCGCCGCTCTGAAGGACAAGGGCGTCCCCGTCCCCGAGATCGCGAAGAAGCTCACCATCAAGGTCGGCAAGAACGCGGGCAGGTCTCCCTCGGTCGCCTCGCTGTACCGGGCCCTCGGGGAAGCCGAGACCGCCGCGGTGGACGACAGCCTCCCGATGCGGCCCAAGCCCGTCCGCATCCGCCAGCCCGGAGAGCCGCTCACCGCCGAGGAGATCGAGCTACGCGAACGACTCCAGACCCAGCCCCACCCGAACGCCGAGATGCGGTAG
- a CDS encoding carboxylesterase family protein, which translates to MAATTPKAPTAPGVRSWWGIPYATAERYRRPVVADFDPDLPYDRKGVVSVQPDSGDWLEADSGMGEDCLNLNVWAPEEPAGEALPVAVYIHGGGFEYGANTQITSNAAGLAATGRVVGVSINYRLGALGALSLSQYGGRLAEASNLFLQDAIAALTWIQRNIAHFGGDPDQVTVYGHSGGAYTTFGLLSASSANGLYRRLAGFSGGPARSIPAWWAAELAHRFVTELGVADNPDKLIDLDTASLVAALKKVAPTDLGVRGGMDNQATGVVLDIGQPGALVHAHPMDVLASGAHRGVAVLLSLASDDMRWWVANDLDRFDPHTLDRVTDEVAGWRISRSRARKIVHAYDQGGRTPAEVRAALMADYLFALPAARGALAHAAAGGNAHLLVIGPAEGAPAEGAPAVHGTEMYALVGQEQPGHSAEQAERDTRIRDILLDFVTGEQSRLWPAVTDRPTSERVGNPPFEASAHYQAALDLWEGIDRP; encoded by the coding sequence ATGGCCGCCACCACACCCAAGGCTCCGACTGCACCAGGGGTACGGTCCTGGTGGGGGATCCCGTATGCCACCGCCGAGCGGTACCGCCGCCCCGTGGTCGCGGATTTCGATCCGGACCTCCCCTATGACCGCAAGGGCGTCGTCTCCGTCCAGCCCGACAGCGGTGACTGGCTCGAAGCGGACAGCGGGATGGGCGAGGACTGCCTGAACCTGAACGTGTGGGCTCCCGAGGAGCCGGCCGGGGAGGCGCTGCCGGTGGCCGTCTACATCCACGGCGGCGGATTCGAGTACGGCGCGAACACGCAGATCACCTCGAACGCCGCTGGCCTCGCCGCGACGGGGCGCGTGGTGGGCGTGTCGATCAACTACCGGCTCGGCGCCCTGGGCGCGCTCTCACTCTCGCAGTACGGCGGGCGGCTCGCCGAGGCCAGCAACCTCTTCCTGCAGGACGCCATCGCCGCGCTCACCTGGATCCAACGGAACATCGCCCACTTCGGCGGCGATCCCGACCAGGTCACCGTCTACGGCCACAGCGGCGGCGCCTATACCACCTTCGGGCTGCTCAGTGCCTCCTCCGCCAACGGCCTGTACCGGCGCCTGGCCGGGTTCTCCGGCGGGCCAGCCCGCTCCATCCCGGCCTGGTGGGCCGCGGAGCTCGCGCACCGGTTCGTCACGGAACTCGGTGTCGCAGACAACCCCGACAAGCTGATCGACCTCGACACGGCCTCCCTGGTGGCCGCCCTGAAGAAGGTCGCCCCGACGGATCTCGGAGTCCGCGGCGGGATGGACAACCAGGCCACCGGCGTCGTCCTGGACATTGGACAGCCCGGCGCGCTGGTGCATGCCCACCCCATGGACGTCCTGGCCTCGGGCGCGCACCGCGGTGTCGCCGTGCTGCTGAGCTTGGCCAGCGACGACATGCGCTGGTGGGTGGCGAACGACCTCGACCGGTTCGACCCGCACACGCTCGACCGCGTCACCGACGAGGTCGCGGGGTGGCGCATTTCCCGCTCCCGCGCCAGGAAGATCGTCCATGCCTACGACCAGGGCGGCCGTACCCCGGCCGAGGTTCGTGCCGCGCTCATGGCGGACTACCTCTTCGCGCTTCCCGCCGCCCGCGGTGCCCTGGCCCACGCCGCCGCGGGCGGCAACGCCCATCTCCTGGTGATCGGACCCGCCGAGGGCGCGCCCGCCGAGGGCGCGCCCGCCGTGCACGGCACCGAGATGTACGCCCTGGTCGGCCAGGAACAGCCGGGCCACAGTGCCGAGCAGGCCGAGCGTGACACGCGTATCCGCGACATCCTGCTCGACTTCGTCACCGGCGAGCAGTCCCGGCTGTGGCCCGCCGTCACGGACCGTCCGACCTCGGAAAGGGTCGGCAACCCTCCCTTCGAGGCGAGCGCCCACTATCAGGCGGCCCTCGACCTGTGGGAGGGCATCGACCGTCCCTGA
- a CDS encoding alcohol dehydrogenase catalytic domain-containing protein gives MSQGTAAGDSAPATMRAVVVTRPGGLDALEIKDVLVPVRKPGWVRIRVKAFGVNESEVTTRKGESDAEVTYPRVPGIEGVGVVEEADGASGLQPGQQVATMMGNMGRSFDGAYAQYVTVPAAQVIPFETSLPWEVVGALPEMFQTAYGSLTTGLGLREGQTLLIRGGTSTVGLSAATSAKDLGATVLSTTRSPGRAGELTAVGVDHPLVDDGTLADQVRALLPDGVDAALELVGCSVLADTLRTVRRHGTVCFTGALAGQWTIPDFTPFMIPSGVRLTSYAGEAADLPADVFARQLQAIAEGRLKVPVAKVYHGLEQVRDAQADLESGTTPGKHVVVLDD, from the coding sequence ATGAGCCAAGGGACAGCAGCCGGCGATTCCGCACCGGCGACGATGCGGGCCGTTGTCGTCACCCGGCCGGGCGGCTTGGACGCACTGGAGATCAAGGATGTGCTGGTGCCCGTCCGTAAGCCCGGCTGGGTGCGGATCAGGGTGAAGGCGTTCGGCGTGAACGAGTCCGAGGTCACCACCCGAAAGGGCGAGTCGGATGCGGAGGTCACCTACCCGCGCGTTCCCGGCATCGAGGGCGTCGGTGTGGTCGAGGAGGCCGACGGGGCCAGCGGACTGCAGCCGGGACAGCAGGTGGCGACCATGATGGGCAACATGGGCCGCTCGTTCGACGGCGCGTACGCCCAGTACGTGACCGTCCCGGCGGCGCAGGTCATCCCGTTCGAGACCAGTCTGCCGTGGGAGGTCGTCGGTGCGCTGCCGGAGATGTTCCAGACCGCCTACGGATCGCTGACCACCGGCCTGGGCCTACGGGAGGGGCAGACGCTGTTGATCCGCGGCGGCACCTCCACGGTCGGGCTGAGCGCGGCCACGAGCGCGAAGGACCTCGGAGCCACCGTGCTGTCCACCACCCGCAGCCCCGGCCGGGCCGGGGAACTCACGGCCGTGGGCGTTGACCATCCCCTTGTCGACGACGGCACCCTCGCCGACCAGGTGCGCGCGCTGCTGCCTGACGGCGTAGACGCCGCACTGGAACTGGTGGGCTGCTCGGTCCTCGCCGACACCCTCCGCACCGTCCGCCGCCACGGCACGGTCTGCTTCACCGGAGCCCTGGCGGGGCAGTGGACGATCCCCGACTTCACCCCGTTCATGATCCCCAGCGGGGTGCGGCTGACCAGCTACGCGGGCGAGGCCGCCGACCTGCCGGCCGACGTCTTCGCCCGCCAGCTCCAGGCCATCGCCGAAGGGCGCCTCAAGGTCCCGGTCGCGAAGGTCTACCACGGCCTGGAACAGGTCCGTGACGCCCAGGCCGACCTCGAGTCCGGCACCACGCCGGGCAAGCACGTCGTGGTCCTGGACGACTGA
- a CDS encoding TetR family transcriptional regulator, with protein sequence MSQSRDSGQTAAPASGGDTTRERILTAAMEEFARHGIAGARVDRIAKLARTSKERVYAYFRGKDALYADVAAREYVVIAEATQLDPSDLPGYAGRLFDYFVARPDHHRLITWGRLELPDTTAAADDPTQAAIARKVGQLRQAQQAGQLDPAWDPADVLALVNQIATTWAAQPELSKAAAAHAVDPTTTARRAAVVTAVEQLFPRAR encoded by the coding sequence ATGTCCCAGTCCCGCGACTCAGGCCAGACCGCAGCGCCCGCCTCCGGCGGCGACACCACGCGCGAGCGCATCCTTACCGCTGCCATGGAGGAGTTCGCCCGCCACGGCATCGCCGGCGCCCGCGTGGACCGCATCGCCAAGCTCGCCAGGACCAGCAAAGAGCGCGTCTACGCCTACTTCCGCGGCAAAGACGCGCTCTATGCCGACGTCGCCGCACGGGAGTACGTCGTCATCGCCGAGGCCACCCAGCTGGACCCGTCCGACCTCCCTGGCTACGCGGGCCGGCTGTTCGACTACTTCGTCGCCCGTCCGGACCACCACCGCCTGATCACCTGGGGCCGCCTCGAACTGCCGGACACCACAGCCGCTGCCGACGATCCCACCCAGGCAGCGATCGCCCGCAAAGTCGGCCAGCTCCGCCAGGCGCAACAGGCCGGACAGCTCGACCCCGCCTGGGACCCGGCCGACGTCCTCGCCCTGGTCAACCAGATCGCCACGACCTGGGCGGCACAACCCGAACTCAGCAAGGCCGCCGCCGCACACGCCGTGGACCCCACCACCACCGCCCGCCGCGCCGCGGTGGTGACAGCAGTCGAGCAGCTTTTCCCCCGAGCGCGCTGA
- a CDS encoding aldo/keto reductase, producing MQHRNLGSQGLRVSALGLGIMGMSMGYGASNDDEGIATIHRAHEVGIDFFDTAELYGAGTGRNEILLGKAVKDFRDEVVLATKFGFDMTAPLHSPGFDSRPENIRKVAENSLRYLQSDHIDLFYQHISDPAVPVEEVAGVVGELIAEGKVKYFGLSNVGPQYIRRAHAVTPVSVLQYEYSLFEREVEEKILPVLRELGIGLVPYSPLGRGFLAGQVKPASEYPADDMRSWDERWQGENYTYNVRAIEQLKNLAATKGITTAQLALAWLLAQGEDIAPIPGTRSTKRLEENAGAADVQLSAAELARIAEILPHGSAGSRYPAALLSSFTTD from the coding sequence ATGCAGCACCGCAATCTGGGCTCTCAGGGTCTGCGCGTCTCGGCGCTCGGCCTGGGGATCATGGGCATGTCCATGGGCTACGGCGCCTCGAACGACGACGAGGGCATCGCGACCATCCACCGTGCCCACGAAGTCGGGATCGACTTCTTCGACACCGCCGAGCTGTACGGCGCCGGTACCGGCAGGAACGAGATCCTCCTGGGCAAGGCGGTCAAGGACTTTCGCGACGAGGTGGTCCTCGCCACCAAGTTCGGCTTCGACATGACCGCCCCGCTGCACAGCCCCGGCTTCGACAGCCGCCCGGAAAACATCCGCAAGGTCGCCGAGAACAGCCTGCGCTACCTGCAGAGCGACCACATCGATCTCTTCTACCAGCACATCTCCGACCCCGCCGTTCCGGTCGAGGAGGTCGCCGGTGTGGTCGGCGAACTGATCGCCGAGGGCAAGGTGAAGTACTTCGGTCTGAGCAACGTCGGCCCCCAGTACATCCGCCGGGCCCACGCCGTCACCCCTGTCTCCGTGCTCCAGTACGAGTACTCGCTCTTCGAGCGGGAGGTGGAGGAGAAGATCCTTCCCGTGCTGCGGGAACTCGGCATCGGTCTGGTGCCCTACTCTCCGCTCGGCCGCGGCTTCCTCGCCGGTCAGGTCAAGCCCGCGAGCGAATACCCCGCGGACGACATGCGCAGCTGGGACGAGCGCTGGCAGGGCGAGAACTACACGTACAACGTGCGCGCCATCGAACAGCTCAAGAATCTGGCCGCCACCAAGGGCATTACTACCGCTCAACTCGCGCTGGCCTGGCTGCTCGCCCAGGGCGAGGACATCGCGCCCATCCCCGGCACCCGCAGCACCAAGCGCCTGGAGGAGAACGCCGGCGCCGCCGACGTCCAGCTCTCCGCCGCCGAGCTGGCCCGCATCGCTGAGATTCTTCCCCACGGCTCGGCAGGCAGCCGCTACCCCGCTGCGCTGCTGTCCAGTTTCACCACGGACTGA
- a CDS encoding AraC family transcriptional regulator, whose product MMVDKRHPSPSGQATSAAVPLYGFQPPVGTPYGLEVSTVEEFFAQHDDWPWNPPRPGRATFHYLIAVTEGELRHDVDHLTRAVAPGQWLWVRPGHVQCWHPPGAARGPFILFEPDVLRPDIARLLAPLTAHEAPAVLSPHPGDAAWLQQTALQLLDEHRALGCRPLDVHHALRRSLLESLLLRLANAPGITPADTSAGRSRSDVYGRFTDALELHFRELHRAADYAELLGCSVRTLSRAARETTGKGVRELIDERRLLEARRLLGSARWDARSVADHLGFTDPANFGRFFRDRTGLTPAAFAARAVRTETRDGNAAQAPCRSGGDDSRRGQSVVKLDSSAAG is encoded by the coding sequence GTGATGGTCGACAAGCGACACCCCAGCCCGAGCGGACAGGCCACGTCGGCCGCGGTTCCGCTGTACGGTTTCCAGCCCCCGGTCGGCACCCCGTACGGCCTTGAGGTGAGCACCGTCGAGGAATTCTTCGCCCAGCACGACGACTGGCCGTGGAACCCGCCTCGTCCGGGCCGCGCCACCTTCCACTACCTCATCGCCGTCACCGAGGGCGAGTTGCGGCACGACGTCGACCACCTCACGCGGGCCGTCGCCCCCGGCCAGTGGCTGTGGGTGCGCCCGGGGCACGTGCAGTGCTGGCATCCGCCGGGCGCGGCCCGCGGCCCGTTCATCCTGTTCGAACCGGACGTGCTGCGGCCCGACATCGCCCGCCTGCTGGCCCCTCTCACCGCACACGAGGCTCCTGCCGTGCTGAGCCCGCACCCCGGCGACGCCGCCTGGCTCCAGCAGACGGCACTCCAGCTTCTGGACGAACACCGCGCACTCGGGTGTCGCCCCCTCGACGTCCACCACGCCCTGCGGCGCAGCCTGCTCGAATCGCTGCTGCTGCGCCTGGCCAACGCCCCCGGGATCACCCCAGCCGACACGAGTGCCGGCAGAAGCCGCAGTGACGTCTACGGACGGTTCACGGACGCCCTGGAGCTGCACTTCCGCGAACTGCACCGGGCCGCGGATTACGCCGAGTTGCTCGGCTGCTCGGTCCGCACCCTCAGCCGCGCAGCCCGGGAAACAACCGGCAAGGGAGTGCGTGAGCTCATCGACGAGCGGCGCCTGCTCGAAGCCCGGCGCCTGCTGGGCAGCGCCCGATGGGATGCCCGGTCCGTGGCCGACCACCTCGGCTTCACCGACCCCGCGAACTTCGGCCGCTTCTTCCGCGACCGCACCGGCCTCACCCCGGCCGCCTTCGCGGCCCGCGCAGTGAGGACCGAAACGCGTGACGGAAACGCAGCGCAGGCCCCTTGCCGATCAGGAGGCGATGACTCCCGGCGCGGTCAGTCCGTGGTGAAACTGGACAGCAGCGCAGCGGGGTAG
- a CDS encoding MmcQ/YjbR family DNA-binding protein codes for MNGTTLHKTAADCAEELPGAQLEHPFGDDWEVFKVRGKVFMLMTEVPGRPVVILKADPGEAHALREQYSHITPGYHMNKKHWITLEGGDGVDKELVKELVTDSYRLVVAHLPKTEQPVDPHTYGTSTRAAR; via the coding sequence ATGAACGGAACGACTCTGCACAAGACCGCCGCCGACTGCGCCGAGGAGCTTCCCGGAGCCCAGCTGGAACATCCCTTCGGCGACGACTGGGAGGTCTTCAAGGTGCGCGGCAAGGTGTTCATGCTGATGACCGAGGTCCCGGGGCGCCCCGTCGTGATCCTCAAGGCGGACCCCGGCGAGGCCCACGCCCTGCGGGAGCAGTACAGCCACATCACCCCCGGCTACCACATGAACAAGAAGCACTGGATCACCCTGGAGGGCGGGGACGGCGTCGACAAGGAACTCGTCAAAGAGCTCGTCACCGACTCCTACCGACTCGTCGTCGCCCACCTGCCCAAGACCGAGCAGCCCGTCGACCCGCACACCTACGGCACCAGCACGCGGGCGGCCCGGTGA
- a CDS encoding MmcQ/YjbR family DNA-binding protein, producing MSAAGDRLQDTAREAALALPGTDHGYPFTQHLDVYKIAGKVFLIVTDDPDEQIITVKCEPEHARAQVRGYVSIAPGRYLDKWHWISLGPGPGITKRLVTNAVEDSYDLAVERLPRRDRPRSR from the coding sequence GTGAGCGCGGCCGGCGACCGCCTCCAGGACACCGCCCGGGAAGCGGCCCTCGCGCTGCCCGGGACGGACCACGGCTACCCGTTCACCCAACACCTGGACGTGTACAAGATCGCGGGCAAGGTGTTCCTGATCGTCACCGACGACCCGGACGAGCAGATCATCACGGTCAAGTGCGAACCCGAACACGCCCGCGCGCAAGTACGTGGCTACGTCTCGATCGCACCGGGCCGCTACCTCGACAAATGGCACTGGATCTCGCTCGGCCCGGGCCCCGGCATCACCAAGCGGCTGGTCACCAACGCGGTCGAGGACTCCTACGACCTGGCCGTCGAGCGGCTGCCCAGGCGCGACCGCCCCCGTAGCCGATGA
- a CDS encoding replication-associated recombination protein A — translation MEPTEATLPLFDEEPARPLADRLRPTQLDEVVGQDHLLAPDAPLGRMVASQRLGSAILWGPPGVGKTTIARLLADGSNLAFEPVSATFSGVADLRKVFAAARSRRTIGQGTLLFVDEIHRFNRAQQDSFLPYVEDGTITLVGATTENPSFELNGALLSRTQVLVLKRLDEAALSTLLDRAEDLTGHRLPLDDDARRALIAMADGDGRYLLNMAEQFQALPDPGTPLDTAALAHHIQQRAPLYDKAQEGHYNLISALHKSMRGSDPDAALYWLARMLDGGEDPLFVARRLVRFANEDIGIADPHAIQQALAAWDVYERLGSPEGELAIAQAVVYLATAPKSIAVYRALATAHRSARRTGSLMPPAHILNAPTRLMKDLGYGKDYQYDPDTTDGFSGADYFPDDMDRETYYQPTRNGHEAQISERLRHWAALRARRRSG, via the coding sequence ATGGAACCGACCGAAGCGACCCTGCCGCTCTTCGACGAGGAGCCCGCCCGGCCACTCGCCGACCGCCTGCGCCCCACCCAGTTGGATGAGGTCGTCGGGCAGGACCACCTCCTGGCCCCGGACGCCCCGCTGGGTCGCATGGTCGCGTCGCAGCGCCTCGGCTCCGCCATCCTGTGGGGTCCGCCCGGCGTGGGGAAGACGACCATCGCCCGCCTGCTCGCGGACGGCAGCAACCTGGCCTTCGAACCGGTGTCGGCCACCTTCTCCGGCGTGGCCGACCTGCGCAAGGTCTTCGCCGCCGCCCGCAGCCGGCGCACCATCGGGCAGGGCACCCTGCTGTTCGTCGACGAGATCCACCGCTTCAACCGCGCCCAGCAGGACAGCTTTTTGCCCTACGTCGAGGACGGCACGATCACCCTGGTCGGCGCCACCACGGAGAACCCGAGCTTCGAACTCAACGGCGCCCTCCTCTCCCGCACCCAGGTCCTCGTCCTCAAACGCCTCGACGAAGCCGCCCTGTCCACACTCCTCGACCGTGCCGAGGACCTCACCGGCCACCGGCTGCCCCTGGACGACGACGCCCGCCGCGCCCTGATCGCCATGGCCGACGGCGACGGCCGCTACCTCCTCAACATGGCCGAACAGTTCCAGGCCCTCCCGGACCCCGGTACCCCCCTGGACACCGCCGCGCTCGCCCACCACATCCAGCAGCGCGCCCCGCTGTACGACAAGGCGCAGGAGGGCCACTACAACCTGATCTCCGCGCTCCACAAGTCGATGCGCGGCTCCGACCCGGACGCGGCCCTGTACTGGCTCGCCCGCATGCTCGACGGCGGCGAGGACCCCCTGTTCGTGGCCCGCCGCTTGGTCCGCTTCGCGAACGAAGACATCGGCATCGCCGACCCGCACGCCATCCAGCAGGCCCTCGCCGCCTGGGACGTGTACGAGCGACTTGGCTCCCCCGAGGGCGAGTTGGCGATCGCCCAAGCGGTCGTCTACCTCGCCACGGCCCCCAAGTCCATCGCCGTCTACCGCGCCCTCGCCACGGCCCACCGATCCGCCCGCCGCACCGGCTCACTCATGCCGCCCGCCCACATCCTCAACGCCCCGACCCGGCTGATGAAGGACCTCGGCTACGGCAAGGATTACCAGTACGACCCCGACACCACCGACGGCTTCTCCGGCGCCGACTACTTCCCCGACGACATGGACCGCGAGACCTACTACCAGCCCACACGCAACGGCCACGAAGCCCAGATCAGCGAACGGCTACGCCACTGGGCCGCCCTCCGCGCTCGCCGACGCAGCGGCTGA
- a CDS encoding peptidoglycan-binding protein yields the protein MESIRFDGTTELEECLAGSRVLLLQQPNERGYFVSLVQQALADLGVSVEVDGFYGSLTAEAVEVFQRNTPGLGVDGKVGMHTMGALDEAFATEPEGVAGCVGPEGPAISLNGVTHEDVNLLLSAVGLNALLEVSEGGTVTAHTPAQLLGVDAPVTAEAARDALAAPDQAFTGPTAPAVRLGGQLSSLLAQPVLADWPAALASVDTGSQWLAQQAAAALVGQPLSLATLPFGPPPPPVRALTLDMAYREVAGYHVSGTVAMSPAPALSPAGGVIVPTPIPRVTLHHVIAGITFRFTPDPSARRVTFGSATPVLAALDVRHAAGLVRLAQFLSSDWNVSEVHHAGISGSAVRTDCHTDGRAIDLVGVRLTAAGVVRDVHVFDHWASKPVPAPGRPSGILPQWPSGSVPRLAYRLAAVDDLGILPADTTVTSFFFDLYVWFATQYQDRTKTPFDPGPFTTPGEASCVMSPDHPTSDVGGPHGREAHATHLHAQIGPT from the coding sequence ATGGAGAGCATCAGGTTCGATGGAACCACCGAACTGGAGGAGTGTCTGGCCGGCAGCCGCGTACTGCTCCTTCAACAGCCCAACGAGAGGGGCTATTTCGTCAGCCTGGTGCAGCAGGCGCTTGCCGATCTGGGGGTCTCCGTCGAGGTCGACGGATTCTACGGTTCCCTCACCGCGGAGGCCGTGGAAGTCTTCCAGCGGAACACACCGGGGCTCGGTGTGGACGGCAAGGTCGGCATGCACACCATGGGGGCTCTGGACGAGGCGTTCGCCACCGAGCCGGAGGGCGTCGCCGGCTGCGTCGGGCCCGAAGGACCCGCAATCTCCTTGAACGGCGTCACCCATGAAGACGTGAACCTGCTGCTGTCCGCAGTCGGGCTGAACGCTCTCCTAGAAGTGAGCGAGGGAGGGACGGTCACTGCCCACACGCCCGCGCAGTTGCTCGGCGTGGACGCCCCCGTCACGGCGGAGGCCGCGCGCGATGCCCTGGCCGCCCCGGACCAGGCATTCACGGGACCCACCGCTCCGGCCGTACGCCTAGGGGGTCAGCTGAGCTCCCTGCTGGCCCAGCCAGTGCTCGCCGACTGGCCGGCTGCTCTGGCCTCGGTCGACACGGGCAGCCAGTGGCTAGCCCAGCAGGCGGCAGCCGCTCTCGTGGGGCAGCCCCTGTCCCTGGCCACGCTCCCGTTCGGTCCGCCACCTCCTCCCGTCCGCGCGCTCACACTCGACATGGCCTACCGCGAAGTGGCCGGCTACCATGTGTCGGGGACGGTCGCAATGTCGCCAGCACCGGCCCTCTCACCGGCGGGCGGAGTGATCGTGCCCACGCCGATACCTCGTGTGACGCTGCATCATGTCATCGCGGGTATCACCTTCCGCTTCACGCCTGACCCGTCGGCACGGAGAGTAACCTTCGGCTCTGCGACTCCCGTCCTAGCGGCCTTGGACGTCCGGCATGCGGCCGGTCTGGTGCGGCTGGCACAGTTCCTCTCGTCGGACTGGAACGTCAGCGAAGTGCACCACGCCGGCATCAGCGGAAGCGCCGTACGGACCGACTGCCACACGGACGGGCGGGCGATCGACCTCGTCGGCGTCCGTCTCACGGCCGCGGGCGTGGTCCGGGACGTCCACGTCTTCGACCACTGGGCGAGCAAGCCCGTCCCCGCCCCGGGCAGGCCCAGCGGGATCCTTCCGCAGTGGCCCTCCGGCAGCGTGCCTCGCCTGGCCTACCGCCTGGCCGCCGTCGACGACCTCGGCATCCTCCCCGCCGACACCACGGTCACGTCCTTTTTCTTCGACCTGTACGTGTGGTTCGCCACGCAGTACCAGGACCGCACGAAGACGCCCTTCGACCCGGGGCCGTTCACGACCCCGGGCGAGGCTAGCTGTGTCATGTCGCCTGACCACCCCACATCGGATGTCGGTGGCCCACACGGCCGTGAGGCGCACGCCACACACCTCCACGCCCAGATCGGCCCGACCTGA
- a CDS encoding ATP-binding protein, whose amino-acid sequence MTATATSSAATAQQGHCSTPPARRLDPADRDMDLGILRSPRPGLGSGGEMSEQDKLWPGRVRRIGRERLRRWKLDVLCEPVELCLSELVTNAMRYGRGPVVGVRLYRTTSHLLIEVSDGSPDRPVLGDAGSDEEGGRGLALVDAVAESWGVSEDGTCTWCRLSVPKGQP is encoded by the coding sequence ATGACCGCGACCGCGACCAGCAGTGCGGCCACAGCGCAGCAGGGCCACTGCAGCACACCCCCTGCTCGACGGCTCGACCCTGCCGACCGGGACATGGACCTCGGCATCCTCCGCTCCCCTCGCCCAGGCCTCGGCAGCGGCGGCGAGATGTCCGAGCAGGACAAGCTCTGGCCGGGGCGCGTCCGCCGTATCGGTCGGGAACGGCTCCGCAGATGGAAGCTGGACGTCCTGTGTGAGCCCGTCGAGCTGTGCCTGAGCGAGCTGGTCACCAACGCCATGCGGTACGGCCGCGGGCCTGTCGTAGGCGTACGGCTGTACCGGACTACCTCACACCTCCTCATCGAGGTGAGCGACGGATCTCCCGACAGGCCCGTCCTCGGCGATGCCGGCTCCGACGAGGAGGGTGGCCGAGGCCTGGCCCTGGTCGACGCCGTCGCGGAGTCGTGGGGCGTCTCCGAGGACGGCACATGCACCTGGTGCCGTCTGAGCGTCCCGAAGGGGCAGCCGTGA
- a CDS encoding DUF6415 family natural product biosynthesis protein, producing MDATQLRHVLQKMRVWEPFDAGALLDDVATALDDVPPAAEYQEELAARLRGRLVRLVDIAIGGDADVEDATALTLIEHARDIRSTDMPGDPRRAVGHLRRMAWTGNELLERLLVTRQLTNVEAA from the coding sequence TTGGATGCCACGCAGTTACGACACGTCCTGCAGAAGATGCGCGTATGGGAACCGTTCGACGCGGGCGCCTTGCTCGACGACGTCGCGACGGCGCTCGATGACGTGCCACCTGCGGCCGAGTACCAGGAAGAACTCGCGGCACGCCTCCGTGGCCGCCTCGTTCGGCTCGTCGACATCGCGATCGGTGGCGATGCCGACGTCGAGGACGCGACCGCGCTCACCCTGATCGAGCACGCCCGTGACATTCGCTCCACGGACATGCCAGGAGATCCGCGGAGAGCCGTCGGTCACCTGCGCCGCATGGCCTGGACCGGCAACGAACTCCTTGAGCGACTGCTGGTGACCCGGCAGCTCACGAATGTGGAAGCAGCATGA